The genomic DNA CCCCGTTAAGGCGCAAACTCCACGGCCTGATACGGCTCCCCGCGCTTGTGCGGGCTAATGCTGATTGTGACTTTCCGATCCAGCCGTTTGAGAAAATCGAGCAGCTTATCCGTGGTGAAGCGGCTATAATGGCCGTTCATGAGATGGGAAACGTCCGGCTGGGCGATCCCCAGCAGCGTGGCCATCTCCCGTTGCTTGAGCTTTTTGGCTTTGAGAAGTTCATACACATGGAAGCCGATCTGTGCCCGCGTGAACAGTTCGTCCGCATCCTTTAGCCCGAGATCGGCAAAGACATTGCCGGAGCCTTCCTCAAATTCAATGTCCTTCGGCTTCTTTTTGTTCATGCTTTGCCAGCTCCTGTGCTTCCCGGTAGCGCCGTTTAATCACTTCCACATCCTGCCGTGAGGTTTTGATGCCCGTTTTGGACTTCTTCTGGAACGCATGCAGTGCATAGAGGTTCTTCCCCAGTTGCAGCGCCACGACCGTGCGGTACGCGTCGGTGTCATAGCGGATGGCGAGTTCCACCACCCCACTGCCTACGTCCTTGAACGGCTTGGCATCGGTGGGCATTCCGCCGAACTGGAGCAGCTGTAGCTCGTCGCCGATCAGTTTCTGTGCGCCTTCAGGAAATGCCCGGACGTTCCTTTTCGTGTCCCCCAGCCAAACGACCGGGCGTAACACCGGCGGGGCAAAACGAGGCAAGAGTTTATCCACAACAATATAGAAAATTTACTATACGCTTAATTCCCGCAGGGTCAACGCTGAGGCGCGCGTGGGGTGCATAACAGCAGGGTTCACCGACATCGAGGTAAAGCCGACCTTTGCTTACAAGAGCATCGTTACCGGACGGAAGCCGTGAAGATAGTTCGCTCACTACGTTCGCTTTATGGGCTAACGAGAGGGACGGTGAAATATCCCGCAATAAGGAAGGTCATATTGCTGCCAATTTTGCCTTGAATAGGGTGTTTCAGCCGTTCGCGGTCAACAGAATTTCCGTAAAGAGCCAGAACCGGAATTAATCCAGGACCAAACCAACGCGAAAGGCCGCCGAAGAGGGCACTCTAGCGGAATTGTGCCGGTGCCGAAAGTGAAAACGGAAATAACAGAAGGGGAATTGAAATGCTGTTACCACGGGAGGAAGGAAAGCTTGTTAGGTTTTATCGCAGCTTCCCTCCTGTTGGTCCTTATTCTACCCAAAAGATATTTTTCCTGAAGCACAGGCTGTTAGTCTATCGCTAACAGGGGGATGATATCTCTAACTTTTCCTAAAACATAGTCAAAGTAGAAATCAAATGGCTGCAAGTTGGCTCCCGCATTCACAGTATCTCGCACAGCATCAAATCCTTGTCGGTGAAACTCTCTCTCATTCTCAAGATT from Nitrospirota bacterium includes the following:
- a CDS encoding helix-turn-helix transcriptional regulator, with the protein product MNKKKPKDIEFEEGSGNVFADLGLKDADELFTRAQIGFHVYELLKAKKLKQREMATLLGIAQPDVSHLMNGHYSRFTTDKLLDFLKRLDRKVTISISPHKRGEPYQAVEFAP
- a CDS encoding type II toxin-antitoxin system RelE/ParE family toxin, with the translated sequence MPRFAPPVLRPVVWLGDTKRNVRAFPEGAQKLIGDELQLLQFGGMPTDAKPFKDVGSGVVELAIRYDTDAYRTVVALQLGKNLYALHAFQKKSKTGIKTSRQDVEVIKRRYREAQELAKHEQKEAEGH